The following proteins are encoded in a genomic region of Liolophura sinensis isolate JHLJ2023 chromosome 7, CUHK_Ljap_v2, whole genome shotgun sequence:
- the LOC135470530 gene encoding uncharacterized protein LOC135470530 has translation MCDKTMYYHVFFVVLQSCLVIRGDEASEATVDPKIKTMQTAFSSFEVIPTTTLESTVNGSTNVTTITTRMNGDGEEGQTESSPSLDDMTCKDIVRKCGPKLINNIANDEGEDEDLLTSPDDICKRAFHCFQTVFERMSLRRRAGRRHPGHAGHEDDEHTVLNHLGELIGTFGTGIVIGVFMALLIVNLMKRRGHQPSETRSREDRSDSKAGFPGMLRGPMPPPALSSEGIYTEGPIIMPHTKYDRASSKGLYEELDGNESGSPKNGHRPSSKESGQSVHNVYFVLEVDPQKGEEESEKEEDADNMPNEDMENNSETGVSSVNRLIPQPKARKPRKPPRRPKSDTEESKL, from the exons ATGTGCGACAAAACAATGTATTATCACGTTTTCTTTGTTGTCCTTCAGAGTTGTTTGGTAATACGAG GAGATGAAGCATCAGAAGCAACTGTGGATCCCAAAATAAAAACTATGCAGACTGCTTTTAGTAGTTTTGAAGTTATCCCAACCACCACATTAGAGTCCACTGTAAATGGTAGCACTAACGTGACAACAATTACCACACGTATGAATGGTGATGGGGAAGAGGGACAGACTGAGAGCTCACCTTCTCTAGATGACATGACGTGTAAAGACATTG TACGGAAATGTGGCCCCAAACTCATTAACAACATTGCTAATGATGAGGGAGAAGACGAGGACCTGCTGACCTCTCCAGATGATATCTGCAAACGTGCCTTCCATTGCTTTCAAACAGTTTTCGAACGAATGT ccCTGCGCAGACGGGCAGGAAGGCGCCATCCGGGACATGCAGGACATGAAGACGATGAACACACTGTTT TAAATCATCTTGGAGAGCTGATCGGGACCTTTGGCACCGGCATTGTGATTGGGGTGTTCATGGCTCTACTCATTGTGAATCTGATGAAACGGCGTGGACACCAACCATCGGAGACCCGCAGCAG AGAAGATCGATCTGATTCCAAAGCCGGGTTTCCTGGCATGCTCCGTGGTCCCATGCCTCCACCAGCACTATCCTCTGAGGGTATTTACACAGAGGGGCCCATCATCATGCCTCATACGAAGTACGACAGGGCCTCATCCAAAGGCTTGTATGAGGAACTCGACGGGAACGAATCTGGAAGTCCCAAAAATGGGCATCGTCCGTCCAGCAAAGAGAGTGGCCAGAGCGTTCATAACGTGTACTTTGTTCTGGAAGTGGATCCACAGAAAGGCGAAGAAGAGTCCGAAAAGGAGGAGGACGCTGACAACATGCCCAACGAAGACATGGAGAATAATTCGGAGACAGGAGTATCATCGGTAAATCGCTTGATACCACAACCTAAAGCGAGGAAGCCAAGGAAGCCACCAAGGAGGCCTAAGTCGGATACGGAGGAATCCAAACTGTGA